A window of the Triplophysa rosa linkage group LG23, Trosa_1v2, whole genome shotgun sequence genome harbors these coding sequences:
- the dtx3la gene encoding E3 ubiquitin-protein ligase DTX3L1 — MGSSQSKDKMHCTRYLNGKGPPALTEIQSNGTNNNKKGTLIMQGNQPEGQMTWTLERRSLPGHSDCDTIQIAFHFEAGIQSDRHPHPGHRYKGLDSVAYLPNNNTGVKILRLLEVAFQHKMMFAVVADGRGEYCVTPADIPLKPMDRGPESLGYPDPNYLKTVTKVLKQKGIK; from the exons ATGGGGTCTTCACAGAGCAAAGATAAGATGCACTGCACCAGGTACCTGAATGGCAAAGGCCCACCAGCGCTGACAGAGATCC AATCTAACGgaacaaacaataacaaaaaaggCACTCTGATAATGCAAGGAAACCAGCCCGAAGGCCAGATGACTTGGACCCTTGAAAGACGAAGCTTACCGGGACATTCTGACTGTGACACCATTCAAATCGCCTTTCATTTTGAAGCTGGCATTCAGTCG GACAGACATCCACATCCTGGACACAGATACAAGGGTCTGGACTCTGTGGCGTACCTGCCCAACAACAACACAGGGGTGAAGATTCTGCGACTACTGGAGGTGGCTTTCCAACACAAGATGATGTTTGCTGTGGTGGCCGACGGCAGAGGTGAATACTGTGTGACACCTGCAGATATACCCCTAAAACCCATGGACCGTGGACCTGAGAG CTTGGGCTATCCGGATCCAAACTACCTTAAAACAGTGACGAAAGTTCTTAAGCAGAAGGGGATCAAATGA
- the LOC130547423 gene encoding uncharacterized protein LOC130547423 has product MMRISNFLLICVITFGICELRSAGPLHAQCKVEWYFGLPCRSVYEALVTQIKKWRTASTCATGGQKCLYKLQSASVHFISAKHTAAVKKYVEDINFRLVSYGFFHCRVSAMSVAETWYAVTDHGTNYCNLYNLMEGSGLIEAPGYKEITSDFLCTQRSSADCSVY; this is encoded by the exons ATGATGCGTATCTCTAACTTTCTCTTAATATGTGTAATAACATTTGGAATATGCGAGTTGCGCTCAGCCGGGCCTCTTCATGCACAGTGCAAAGTGGAGTG GTATTTCGGTCTTCCTTGCAGGAGTGTCTATGAAGCCCTGGTTACGCAGATTAAAAAGTGGAGGACAGCCTCAACCTGTGCCACAGGAGGACAGAAATGCCTGTACAAG TTGCAGTCCGCATCTGTGCACTTCATTTCCGCCAAACATACTGCAGCAGTAAAGAAATATGTTGAAGACATCAACTTCAGACTTGTCTCTTATGGTTTCTTTCACTGTCGTGTTTCG GCCATGTCAGTAGCAGAGACCTGGTATGCTGTCACAGATCACGGCACCAACTATTGTAACCTCTACAACTTAATGGAAG GTAGTGGACTTATTGAAGCTCCAGGATATAAAGAGATCACAAGTGACTTCCTCTGCACTCAGCGTTCATCTGCGGATTGTTCTGTGTATTAA
- the steap2 gene encoding metalloreductase STEAP2: MDSISLLGSSPACTKVCFLPNGLKNSSKEGPSKPTVAIIGTGDFSKSLTIRLLRSGFHVVVGSRHPKRAAESFPHVVDVTHHEDAVGKADIMFLAIRREHYSSLWDIKHLLAGKILVDVSNNRRVNQYPESNAEYLASLFPDSIVVKGFNVISSWAMQSGPRDSSRQVYICSNSVDARRQIIEMARQLNFIPVDMGALSSAKEIENMPLHLFTAWKGPVLTTVALSIFFFAYSFVRDIIHPYMKTRQSFFYKVPMEIVNRTLPGVAIVLLALVYLAGQLAAAYQLVYGTKYRRFPPWLEGWLESRKQLGLLSFFFGCVHVLYSLCLPMRRSERYLVLNMAYQQVHANIENSWNEEEVWRVEMYISFGIMGLGLLSLLAVTSIPSINSALNWREFSFIQSTLGYIALLITTFHALLFGWQRAFQEESYRFYMPPNFVLALVLPVTVIIGKIVLLLPCVSRKLKRIRRGLDSYQTRANHERPSAVHLSPERVTIM; this comes from the exons ATGGACTCTATTTCCCTGCTGGGCAGCAGCCCGGCCTGCACCAAAGTCTGTTTCCTGCCCAACGGGCTGAAGAACAGCTCCAAGGAGGGACCCAGCAAGCCCACTGTCGCCATCATCGGCACCGGCGATTTTTCCAAAAGTCTGACCATTCGACTGCTTCGTAGCGGCTTTCACGTGGTGGTGGGAAGCCGCCATCCCAAGAGAGCAGCTGAATCCTTCCCGCACGTGGTAGACGTGACCCATCACGAGGATGCTGTGGGGAAAGCCGACATCATGTTCCTGGCCATACGTCGAGAACACTATTCCTCCCTGTGGGACATCAAACACCTGCTGGCGGGAAAAATACTGGTGGATGTCAGCAACAACAGACGGGTGAACCAGTATCCAGAGTCCAATGCAGAATACCTGGCTTCCCTCTTTCCAGATTCCATCGTGGTCAAAGGCTTCAACGTGATCTCATCGTGGGCCATGCAGTCAGGCCCCAGAGACTCCAGTCGACAG GTCTATATTTGCAGTAATTCGGTGGATGCCCGGCGGCAAATAATCGAGATGGCCCGTCAGCTCAACTTTATCCCTGTGGATATGGGTGCCCTCTCCTCCGCCAAAGAGATTGAGAACATGCCACTGCATCTCTTCACAGCCTGGAAAGGGCCCGTCTTGACCACAGTCGCCCTGTCCATCTTCTTCTTCGCCTACTCTTTTGTCCGGGACATCATCCATCCGTACATGAAGACCAGACAGAGTTTTTTCTACAAGGTTCCTATGGAGATCGTGAACAGGACTCTGCCCGGAGTGGCCATAGTTCTGTTAGCTCTGGTGTATTTGGCAGGACAGCTGGCTGCTGCGTACCAGCTCGTCTACGGGACCAAGTACCGCCGTTTCCCGCCCTGGTTGGAAGGCTGGCTGGAGAGCCGCAAACAGCTCGGTTTGCTCAGTTTCTTCTTCGGCTGCGTGCACGTGCTGTACAGCCTCTGTCTTCCAATGAGACGCTCGGAGAGATACCTGGTGCTCAACATGGCCTATCAACAG GTACATGCAAACATTGAGAACTCATGGAATGAAGAGGAGGTTTGGAGGGTGGAGATGTACATTTCCTTTGGCATCATGGGACTGGGGCTCCTTTCTCTGCTGGCCGTCACTTCAATTCCATCAATCAACAGCGCCCTCAACTGGCGAGAGTTTAGCTTTATCCAG TCCACTTTAGGTTACATTGCCCTTCTCATAACAACCTTCCACGCCCTGCTCTTCGGATGGCAACGGGCATTTCAGGAGGAGTCCTACCGTTTCTACATGCCGCCCAATTTTGTTTTGGCGCTGGTGTTGCCTGTAACGGTGATCATTGGAAAAATTGTGTTGCTGCTTCCCTGTGTGAGCCGGAAGCTGAAGCGGATCAGACGCGGATTAGACTCTTATCAGACACGCGCCAACCATGAGAGACCAAGTGCTGTCCACCTATCACCTGAGAGGGTCACAATCATGTAA